DNA sequence from the Coffea arabica cultivar ET-39 chromosome 11c, Coffea Arabica ET-39 HiFi, whole genome shotgun sequence genome:
ACTACCTAGCAGCTTCTACTAACATGATCTTTCAGAAATGTTAGTTCTCTCAAAGTTCATGTGCATAATACAAACTTAAAAAAGGCTTTCATAAATTGGATGACTTCTTAAAGTGATCCCTACTGCTACTTCATCTGCTGAACCACTGACAAGTATTTGTATGATTACCTGAATAGGTAGTTTGTGCCTGGCTGCTATTTCCCTGAATATAAAAGAAGTGACTGCATTTGTTGCATAACGTTGATTTGCATTATGCTTGATGACAAGGCCACCGTGCAATTTAGGCTGGTGGTTTTCTTCATGCTTATcctgaaaaaagaaactagtcACATAAAAGGGCAACAACTACCTAGATAATGGAATTTAACCAGGACTACAGAAGCAAGCATACCATATAATTAGGATGCAGAGCATGTGCCATGTCAGCAGACACCAAGAAACTCCTCTGGATTGCTTTTGTTACTAACTGAATTGCAGTCATGTTGTTGCAAAATATGAAAAGGTCAGCAatacagaaaaaaaagaaaaaaaccttCTTCAAGCAATTTTTACAATAAATAAAAGGTAATGAAGGCATGCAACTTTCACAACATCAAAGGAGGAGAGCAAAAAAGTCAAACATCTATGCTGTAGCTACGACAATTAGCAGCTAGAGTTAGCATTTTAGAATTTCCCAGTAAACAGATTCTTGCTGGAAAAACTTGATTTACCACATAGCCTCAGCTAAGATGAGGGCACAAACACATGAATTACCAATGAATTAGTTCATCTTTTGACAATTTTGTGTTGTGCCTCCGACCCTTTTTAAGCATTGCAGTGGATGTAGAGAAATGGCAAGACCAAGCTACAAGAAAATTCATAACGAGAAAAAGTAATTTGGTCATTCTCCTGGTTgaaaattcaaacaaaaatGGAAATATTTGTCCTTAAGATATGCTCACAGCTTGAAAAGTGAATatcctttttctattttttcacaCCAAAATTCTATGAGAAAAGACAGAAATATGGACTACTGAAAACAAATATaagtacacaaaaaaaaaagagacgaCTATTTGAAACAGCAAAAATTGCAAATACATTATGCTGCAACTTGGAAACTATTCTGTGTATCAGCATGGTGATGACATCGAAATCATAACTAGAAGGCTTCTGAATCATGAACCAAAGCTGACATGGAATTAAAGAATACTCCAAATTCAGAGTAAAACCAGAAGACGAACCAAAAGGATATGAACTCATTTTACCTTCAAATCTGAGCTGAAAGTACCAGTAATTCGTGATAAAGCATCAAACATAACAGGAGATCCAGCTCCTTGTGCTGAGTCTGACCCAACCTCCTCATGATCAAATAGGGCCACCATTCTTACACCAGTCTCATTGTCAAGAGAACTTTCAGAAGATGTAGCATCAACCAGTGCCTGAAATTTGATGTCAAAGGACAAGATAGGAGAAAGCCTACGTAATTAAAAAGGTCAAAAAGTATTCATCTTACATCtccatatatttatatatcCATACTATTAATGAAAAGAACCTAATGACTTTGAGTGACACTATAATTCAGaaactagatttttttttttgaagcaccACCCACGCATAGTGTTGCATGGAGTTTCTTTTGTTCTGAAACTGTATGTCAAATGACATGCAACATTTGAAAACTTGTGCAATTCCAAAATATGGATATGCAAACAAATATTGCTTTCACAGTGAATAAGTTCAACAAATCAATAATATAAGAAAAATCAAAGCCGAACTTCCAAGCATCCCTTTTTTTTAAGTTATAAATACTTCAACATTTTTTATAGTTTGACGTACTAAAATATTCTAGCAAGACTAGTGAACAGAAGAAATTCTGAATTCAACCTTTTCCCCATCTCAGATGAAGAAAAATTGGTAGAATCATTTGATATGAATAAAACCACTTTCTGTGAGATATCAGCCAAAAGAGTGATGAGAGCAACAGGCATTAAAAGCTGAACGCGTTTCAGATGCCAATGTAGGCTCCTTTGGAAGTATTCATGTATCCCAAGGGTCCTCGAAGCTAACTATCTCTTTTAAGATAACATCAAAAAACCATCATACCTTTAAAGAGCAGAATGACATGCAGAGATTATCTAGTCTTCCAGAAAAAACAAACTCCTTCATAGCCCCCGCAATAATGCTTGGTTGAGTATCACATGCTTGCAGCTCGAAATCACATATATCATCTGGCTCACACCCAACTTCATTTGCGAGAAGCTAAGCAACAATGGCAAAAGAAACAAGGAATATAAATTGGAGAATAAAAGAGTAAAAAGCTTTCAGTAATTAAAAAATTGCAAACAAAAGCTACAAACCAGATTTGCAAGTGGGAAAAAAACGAACGAAAGGAAAGTTGGATGTGATGTGGCTCACCTGCAGAAGAACAGAATGGTGCTTTTGGTGACCACTAGATGTCCTTCCAGTGGACTTCTTTGCATCAGTTGTAATTCCACCATCGACAAAACCATTCTCCGCAGCCACTTTATTCAGTTCTGCCTGCAATAATCAAAAAGATTGGATGATAATTTGAAATCAGGAGCACGTTCATTTATTTTTCATAGGTGTCTTCATAGCCCCATATTATTAATGCCACAGCTAAATGGAAGAAAACAAAGATGTATGAACTTGAAAACCAATATGACTAATTAATGATGCAACACAAAAAATATGCTGTCTGGACATCTAATATTGCTCTTTTCTAGCATACAcatgatattatgtgatgcaaGAAGAAGATTCACATAGGTGGTATAGTGATTTTCTTAACAAATGAATGGGTCATTTGGGACAAAACTGACAGCTTTATGTGAAGAACTCAGAGAAGAAGCAATTTGTACAAATAATGAACCGAGATTAATGatacaaacttcacaaaaatatttGTATTCTAATAATAGACTGGAATTCCTACTCAAGATAAAGATTCTATTTCTCCTAGACACTAGACAAAATAAGAACATTGGGATCCTAAATAACTAGAAAAAGGGATACCAAGAAAATcctaataaaactaaaaaaatgctGCAACAGTAAACTGCACAACAGTAATCGTACAAACATAGTTCCTGTTGTTATTTTAATTGATCTTGCCACTATGTCATGCAATTTTGTTGCCTTGAGAACACAGAGGCCATTATAATGTAGCAAGTGAAACATGTTTACTGCAAGCAGATAAGGAGGAAATGGATTAGGAACCCCTTTTTGGTGGCTCAACTTTCTGAACTGTTGCAGCTGATTATCAGAGCATATAACTATTAATGATGAACATGCATAGAGTGCATGTGCATGCCCCTGTCACTGAGTTTATTTTTGGGTTTGGGAGCGGGCCGGGGGGGAGCAGGGCGGTTGGTCTGTTTATGCACATAAAAAGGGTCTCAAACCTATTGATGGACATTGGCATCAGCCTGTTTTAATTTCTCAAGTGACACTAGATACTGTCCACCATGATAGTTTCCCGAGTTACAGGTGTTAATGTTAAAAGCTTCTATCAATgttttacaagccaaaagcctGAATGAATATTCCAGCTTTAATATTAAAATAATGTATTATTACCTTGGCCAACTTCGTTGCCAATAGCCAAGGGCACTTGAGATACAAATGATTgaaatttacaagattattGATGCatggaaaaatatatttacttgTAAGTCAAATACATACCTTGATCACTGTAGCCAATACTGGAACAAGATGAACATGTTTGTTCACCTTAAATCCATCATTGACCTCcctgcccaaaaaaaaaagagagagtacAAAAGTATTCCAAGAGCACCAAGAAGAAGCTGAGAATATCTAGCAGTTATTGAGAATTGCATTATAATAAAGGTACCTATCCAAGTGAATTGCCAGAGTAGGAATTCGCATTATAGGCTCCCCAATTTTAACAAGCTTATGTGAATAAGACTCAGAACCCTCTTTCTGTTCTCTTATAATCATCCTGCCGGCAACAGTTAAATCACGATCAAACCATGTGTGCCACAAACCACCTCCATATGTTTGTACACCAACTTCCAAATACCCACCTTTGGACACCTAAAGCCATCAGAACCCAGACTAAGGGTTAAACTCAAAACTCTAATTCTAGATTTCAACTCAATTCATGGGGCAATTAAATACATGTGcaaatcaaaaaacaaaaaaaaatgataaccTTTGAGACAGGCTTTAGTTTCAGACACGGACTGTCAGTATGAGCACCAACAATCTGAAATCCATTACCAGCAATGTATCTGCAAAATTGCAGCAAGTTAAACACAACTCACTTGAAGTCCCAAATGTACCATGTCATCGGCTAAGTTTAGTTCAACCACCCTTTAAATAGATTCAGAAACAAATGTAATCACTGTTAGGTACCAGCCCCGACTAATACATAGAAAGTATATCTAGTCCAACTGTTCAAACAACTAGTATGGTTTAGAAGAAGCTACAAAGTTCATGTACAACCCAAATCCATGAGGCTGTAGAAGTCTAGAATGTTTAGGAACTTACCTTTTAACAATGACGCTTAACTTCTTTCCCTAACATAATAGAGACTCAACCCAACATAGTAAAGAGTCAATAAAGACTTGAAGACACAATTCTAGAGATTTTCAGTAactaaaagaccaaaataccccttaAGACCTAAATGATAGAAACTTTAAAACTATGATGAACATAACAAAAGACACTATTCTTGTACCTAGCTGAAGCATGAGGAAGATATTAGAAGCTTTAATCTCAGATTTCTTGCAACTCTTTGTTGACTGCATTACTATGaatgtgtttggatagcaaaattattctaaatattattttgcttgcatcacGAACACAATTTCCAATCAATTTTTTATCTTtgcaatcacctttttatctcacatacatcacatcacaaaatgtgctacagtaattattccaaattatatttcaaataatatcctATCCAACAGCCAACAAACCCAAGCATGCATATTGCAGCATAAATTTACATTCAAGCATTGTGGTCTTAGCATGGTGAACAGGTAATTTATGAACTTATTCATTTGAGTAAACATAACCTACTCCTGATAATTCATCAGTGCAAACATTTGCATTTTCCAAGTAATGTAAACGAGGAGCAAAAACTACCAAACAgcaattttcaatttaaaatGAACTCAAAGCAATTGAGAATCACCTTGACAAAGATGTCCATTGGTAAGGTGAAAACTTTAGAACAGCAGAAATAGTATGACTAGCAACATGCACACAATATGCCATGCTCGAAGACAGGAATTTGTGTCTGGTTTAAATCAACTATATAATTCATGCATCAAaccaagaaaagagaaaagaaaaacttataTTACAGCTTTTGGCCATTTCAAAAAAAAGCATGGcatgattgatgatgatttaCCTCTTACTTGGCCTTTTTACTTCTTTTGgttaattcaaatttaaaatttgacgTACTGTATGGCCTTAGGAACATTGTTGTGTATAGTGAAACTTCCATTAGACCTCACCTTACTGTTCTCACTTTTATTTAAGGTTTATTCCCACATTCAAATTTAATATGCATAGATACATGTGTTAATTACAGACATAGAATTAATAACAATGCTCAATTTTATCTCCCATTGGATTTCTTATTCCAGTTATTTTCTCTGTAATTATATTTCCCCTCCTTCAAGGCAGACAAAAAGatcaattttcttttcctgACGTGGTTTCAACATCTAGTTTACCAAATGGCAAATTAAAGAGCCCAGAAAAAAGAGTAATCTTGAAACAGAACCATGTATACATAAATAGAATCATATATcttcaaaagaaataaataattcaagacaagaagaaaaagcATACTTTTTACCAATAGCAAAAGCAACAATTGTTGAATAATTCCTAGTGAAGTAATATTTCTTTCCAGCTTCCAATTTCCAGTCCTCCCTCTCCAGTATTTGCTCATAACCTGCACTCTTCAGTCTCCTCTTTGCTTCCTCTGACAACAAAACCAAAAATCCACAAAAACCCATGAAGGAAACATCCTAAAAACGAAAAATTAAGtattaaaaaattcaaacttcatTCAGAAACCCAATCTTGAAAAACTTTAGCAATCAGTACAAAAAATGACAATTTAATCTAACTTCCTATTATTCTCGTTTTCACTTTTAATTTTCAGAGGGGGTGAAGATTATTTACCAACTGCGTGAAAAGCTGTTGGTGAAGCGTTCAAGAAATCAACAAGATCGGCTGCCACCGAATTTGCCATTGAGCCTTCTCTCTGCTCTGTTTTTGGAGTGTACCTTGAGTGCGGGAATAGAGGTAATTGCTTTGTTCACCCACTAATAAATACCTTGAGTGTGGGAATAGAAATTAGTAATATTTACTGATTAACCTCAAGGGATATAGTTAATTGCAATTTATACCTCTAAACTATCACGGATTTGTAAATTGCGCTTTAAACTATAAATGGTAGCATTTACCTACctcatattttctatttttagcaAATTACTCAAATTGGTTAAAAATACCAATAGAATTTTAGGGCCAAAAAGTCCAAAAGATCgtaaacattttttttcaacGAAAAATTGATAACATCCTTAATGTATAGGAACAGCAATGAGGTTGAAAAATCCACTTTCATCCTCACTTTCTTGTCCTGTCCTTTAATAACCCAAACCCACTCCTCTTGCAATTATGGATTTCATACTTATCTTttaatcttttgtaatttggccATTTTAGGAATCGAGTTTTGGGCATTTAGAAGTTTTAGATACTTCATACCAATTCAactagggaaaagaaaaaaactttttGATTCAACTTAAGTCACATTCTTTCATGACTAGACGCAACATTTTGGGCTGCTTACTAACAAATAGATCCAAATTATCCGTAAATTGCTCATAATAGGTGTGTTCAGTATGCATgtgaagagaggagagaaatattaaaaaaaattaaaaaaaaaagtcttttgTGATAGGTGTGGATGTTTGGATAAATTTATCTTCCATCCCTCTCCTTCACCCTCGCTTTATTAAAGGTTGGGAGAAAAAATATTCCCTTCATTCATTTCCGTTACAAAAGATCATTTCCGTCACATTGATACTTTAGTCTAAACTATGAGAGGATTATGCGTAGTTTTTGAAACTACAAAGAAATCATATAAAAAATCACTAAGTCACGGGGGGTAAAGTATAATTTATCCTAAGTATTAAGTTATTTTCATTACAAAATAGGAAGAACAACTCATcgattttatccaaaaaaaaaaaaaacaattcatTGATTTTCAACTGTGTTGAACAAAATGCCATAAACAAATGTTTAGAAGTAACTAAATTAATGGTAGTTGAAGGGTGCATTTCATAGTTAACGAACCGTACTACATTTCCCTGGAGTACAACATTTATCTTCAAACTTTACCTTAGCATtccttaaattaaaaaaaaaaaaaaaaaaaagaacttcacCTTAGCATGTCGTTGAAGGAGACAACAGATGGAGCGAGCTGAAATAATATGAACAGATGGAGCCAACCACTCACTAAGACTAATCtatctttttctattttataaaatctaatctatcttttttctcttttataaaATAGAAGTTTGGCTGAATTCAATTCTGATCACAACTCCGAAACCTTAAACGATTTATACGGGTCATCAATATAGTTCTTACATCGACCTCAATGGAGATTCGAACACGGAAGACTAACCTAACTTTAACTAAATTCTCGAGCGACAGGCAATGCGTCCGTCCTTGTCTGAGATATAAAGCTAATGCAccggaaaagaaaagggaattggGTCTATTCTATGTGGCGAAGCATCCAAATATACTCAAAGAGTCATcgtgtaccttttttttttcttcaaaagaaTAATACATTAATAATTATGATTATGCTTTACACTATAATTTGATAAAAGTAAGACATATGTCTCGTTCTATTCTTTGTCCACAGGCTTAATCGGACAAATCTCATGCCCCTAATAATTGATGAATATATCTCATAATAAGATAAGATATTTGTCATATTCTTTGTTCTCCATGTCTTTTCTTTAAACGTTTTCTCTCGCACCTGTAATTTCTCAGTAAAGATGTATCGCACCAAAGTAAGGACTAACTTTTTTATATATTGACAGTATAGTGATTTTTTTATGATAACAATTTTAAATGTATACCACACgtgcatgatttgaattttaaatttgaattcatattaTTATGTAACATAATCTGAACttgttagtaaaaaaaaaattagggtaaAATACACTTTACTCCCCTATGATTTAGCGATTTATGACATAACCCCCATatggttttaaaaattatatataacttatttataatttggattaaagtgtcaaaatgataGAAATGATCATTTGTAACGAAACCATGAAAATTTCGAAATTACTCTTGTTCAAAAACTAAAATGACTGaagtgaccaaaatatataaataaaatatgcatGACACTCTAACCCCATATGGTCTTATATTTTGTTATATAACCCCCTTTTGAtttaatattttaccatatagccccttatggttttcaaaatatatacataacccCTGTGGTTAATAAActattttcaactttacataagggtacttttgacattttaattGACTCGATTATGAAATGTAAATTCTGTCATTTTGACACATTAATTCAAATCATGAGAGAGTTATGTATAGATTTTAAAATCATATGAGAGTTATGTGAAAAagtgttttggccaaaaaattACAACTAACAGCATGTAAAAAATCTATTCATATAGTAATATATTATCATGTTGTGTTAGCAATGTTGTGCCGTTCTTGGTAACCCAACTTCTTAAAACTCTAGTGAGAGTATTTTGGTTgtgtgataattttttttttccttatcttATCTTGCACTTACAAGGTTGCAGTATAAAGTTAAAGGAAGCATAGGAATTCTATTTTCATAATGTCAAGCTTGAGTACCAAttaagaaaatcaagaaatccaAAGAAAGTTattcctaattacacttaaataTATGTTTACACATAGAAAAAATAATATCCATAGATGGTTTCCTGCTTAAAGTTGTAGCACAGTCTTCCAATAAAAATTAGTACGGCCCAATCTCTTGATGACAGAAAACCAATGAGCCTTTATCtcaagacaaaaaaaataaaaataaaaataaaaatagaaaaggaaaaaagtaatcTTCTTAAGAAGCTACGATTCTTCACAGGATGAATAATAATAGTTAAgggtaaaatatcaaaaaactcCTTGTGGTTCATTAAATGTTTAATTTAACTCCCTATGGTTTCAACTAATTTGAAAATTGGACGGCAAGCATCCAATCTAACGGTTATACGTGAAATGCCAATATTACTCCTATATAAATGAACTCCCTATAGTTTGTCGAATGTTCAATATAACTCCCtctagtttgaaaaattacactatgACTCCCAGTGATTtcgactaaattgaaaattgaatggaaaACACCTTATATATAGTAGGGACAATATTGGCATTTCACACACAACCGTTAGATTGGATGCTTTCTgtccaattttcaatttagtcaaCACCACAGGGAGTTATAGTGTAGGTTTCCAAACTAGAGGGAGTTAAATTGAATATTTATCAAACCAGAAGgagttttttggtattttacccaaTAGTGAAATATGAGCTAGCATCTTCATGACTAAACAAGGGAACACACACGGAAGATTATGAACCAAGATTGTATATAAACGTGTTTTATTCCTTACCATACAAATTCTTGAACCCAATTCCACTAGTACCATAACATGAGTTTTTTTTATGACAAAAAAGAATCCATCCAAACTTTTTCTCATAAAAAATTCTTGATTATTTGGACTTCCTTTACTTTTttgaatcccaaaaaaaaaaaaaacccactgAATAATCTCTGCTTCCGAAAAAGAACATACTATACCAACTGCCGTTCCCAACATTGTACTGCTGTGTAGCCGGCCCAAATTGTCTTCTACATAGAAAATTCAGTATTAATGCCGGGCCACATGGTACAATCACAAGGTAACAAAGGctactaaaaaaattttttaaataactaaaaataattaaaacatcAAACCAGCTTCTTCCATGAGCATAAAGATCATTAGTTAGCACAACCATAATAATCCCTAACGAGGTTAGGGTCCACAAGATGAGGTCGAAGATAGAAGAGCTCGCCCACAAAATGAGAAGCGACTGGGGTTAAATCCTCCAATCTCATTCCCATGTTGAAGTCAGAAGTAGTTCGGGAGTCACTTGGGATGAGTTCTTTTGCGTCCCTCTCAAGTGAGTAAGGAGTTAGTATTTATATCAAGAAAGATCAACAGGGTAATGATGAGATCTATTGATAATCTGATGTTGTAGAACAATGTAGGGTGACGATATCAGATGTAGAATTGAATTGTAGGACTATTGACTGTCACATCAATCCTATCGGTCGCTGATTATGTCGTATTAAGCAGTCGATATCTCCGTCACATCAATTTTATCAGTCACCGGTGATATCGTGTCAAGCAGTGGAGGTCTCCGTCACCTCAGATAGGTAATAAAGCCGAGATAAATTCTCATGAAAGGGCAAGAAGGCCGAGGTATCCGCAGGCCAAGTTGATCGAGATGTTTTTTCATCCGGAGTAGCCGAGGTATCCACAATCCCAAATATTTATCTATATTTAATCACGAATACATCGTTTCCTTATACAACAAAAGCTGTCACGTTACTTTAAACAATGGACCAAAAATATACACAATGTCA
Encoded proteins:
- the LOC113717152 gene encoding probable aspartyl aminopeptidase, which encodes MANSVAADLVDFLNASPTAFHAVEEAKRRLKSAGYEQILEREDWKLEAGKKYYFTRNYSTIVAFAIGKKYIAGNGFQIVGAHTDSPCLKLKPVSKVSKGGYLEVGVQTYGGGLWHTWFDRDLTVAGRMIIREQKEGSESYSHKLVKIGEPIMRIPTLAIHLDREVNDGFKVNKHVHLVPVLATVIKAELNKVAAENGFVDGGITTDAKKSTGRTSSGHQKHHSVLLQLLANEVGCEPDDICDFELQACDTQPSIIAGAMKEFVFSGRLDNLCMSFCSLKALVDATSSESSLDNETGVRMVALFDHEEVGSDSAQGAGSPVMFDALSRITGTFSSDLKLVTKAIQRSFLVSADMAHALHPNYMDKHEENHQPKLHGGLVIKHNANQRYATNAVTSFIFREIAARHKLPIQDFVVRNDMPCGSTIGPILASGLGIRTVDVGAPQLSMHSIREMCAVDDVRHSYEHFKSFFEEFSYLDTKIAVDA